The following coding sequences are from one Lolium rigidum isolate FL_2022 chromosome 6, APGP_CSIRO_Lrig_0.1, whole genome shotgun sequence window:
- the LOC124666998 gene encoding aminoaldehyde dehydrogenase 1a, translating into MASLTIPQRQLFIDGEWRAPALGRRLPVVNPTTEAAIGEIPAGTSEDVDAAVAAARAALKRNRGRDWSRAPGALRAKYLRAIAAKIIERKSDLARLESLDCGKPLDEAAWDMDDVAGCFEYFAGHAEALDKRQNSEVSLPENFKCHLKKEPIGVVALITPWNYPLLMATWKVAPALAAGCTAVLKPSELASVTCLELADVCKEVGLPSGVLNVVTGLGPEAGAPLSSHPDVDKVAFTGSYETGKKIMIAAAPTVKPVTLELGGKSPIVVFDDVDIEKAVEWTLFGCFWTNGQICSATSRLLIHKDIAKEFVERMVAWSKNIKVSDPLEEGCRLGPVVSEGQYEKIKKFVSNAKSEGATILTGGVRPKHMEKGFFIEPTIITDINTSMEIWREEVFGPVLCVLEFSTEDEAIELANDTHYGLAGAVISGDRERCQRLAEEINAGCIWVNCSQPCFCQAPWGGNKRSGFGRELGEGGIDNYLSIKQVTEYTSAEPWGWYKSPA; encoded by the exons ATGGCCTCGCTAACCATCCCGCAGCGGCAGCTCTTCATCGACGGCGAGTGGCGCGCCCCCGCGCTAGGCCGCCGCCTCCCCGTCGTCAACCCAACCACCGAGGCCGCCATCG GCGAGATCCCGGCGGGCACCTCCGAGGACGTGGACGCGGCCGTGGCGGCCGCGCGAGCCGCGCTCAAGAGGAACCGCGGCCGCGACTGGTCCCGCGCGCCCGGCGCCCTACGGGCCAAGTACCTCCGCGCAATCGCCGCCAAG ATAATTGAGCGAAAATCTGACCTGGCTAGGCTAGAGTCACTTGATTGtgggaagcctcttgatgaagcggcATGGGACATG GACGATGTTGCCGGCTGCTTTGAGTACTTCGCAGGTCATGCTGAAGCCTTGGACAAAAGACAAAATTCTGAAGTTTCTCTTCCGGAGAATTTTAAATGTCATCTTAAGAAGGAACCTATTGGTGTAGTTGCGCTAATCACACCTTG GAACTATCCTCTCCTGATGGCTACGTGGAAGGTAGCTCCCGCTCTGGCAGCTGGCTGTACAGCTGTACTGAAACCATCTGAATTGGCTTCTGT GACTTGCTTAGAGCTTGCTGATGTGTGTAAAGAAGTCGGTCTTCCTTCAGGTGTCTTAAACGTTGTGACTGGATTAGGTCCTGAAGCTGGCGCTCCTTTGTCATCACACCCTGATGTCGACAAG GTCGCATTTACTGGGAGCTATGAAACCGGTAAAAAGATTATGATTGCTGCAGCTCCTACAGTCAAG CCTGTCACACTGGAACTTGGTGGCAAAAGTCCTATAGTAGTATTTGATGATGTTGACATTGAGAAAG CTGTTGAGTGGACTCTTTTTGGGTGCTTTTGGACCAATGGTCAGATTTGCAGTGCAACTTCTCGTCTTCTTATCCAT AAAGATATTGCTAAAGAATTCGTGGAGAGGATGGTTGCATGGTCCAAAAATATTAAGGTGTCAGATCCGCTTGAAGAGGGTTGCAGGCTTGGGCCAGTTGTTAGTGAAGGACAG TACGAGAAGATTAAGAAGTTTGTATCAAATGCTAAAAGTGAAGGTGCTACCATCCTGACTGGGGGTGTTAGGCCCAAG CATATGGAGAAAGGTTTCTTTATTGAACCCACAATCATTACTGATATCAACACATCAATGGAAATTTGGAGGGAGGAAGTCTTTGGTCCAGTCCTGTGTGTGTTAGAGTTTAGCACAGAAGATGAAGCCATTGAACTAGCCAATGATACCCA TTATGGTCTGGCTGGTGCTGTGATTTCTGGTGATCGTGAGCGATGCCAGAGATTAGCTGAG GAGATCAATGCAGGATGTATTTGGGTAAACTGCTCGCAACCTTGCTTCTGTCAAGCTCCTTGGGGTGGGAACAAGCGCAGCGGCTTTGGACGTGAGCTCGGAGAAGG GGGCATCGATAACTACCTGAGCATCAAGCAGGTAACGGAGTACACCTCTGCTGAGCCGTGGGGATGGTACAAATCTCCGGCCTGA